Proteins from one Salvelinus sp. IW2-2015 linkage group LG32, ASM291031v2, whole genome shotgun sequence genomic window:
- the LOC111956547 gene encoding regulator of nonsense transcripts 1 isoform X4 — protein sequence MSVEAYGPSSQTLTFLDTEEADLLGADTQGSEYEFTDFTLPSQTQTGQTQSQLDNQVNGPDGVLQNGEDSVVKASQLLAELNFEEDEEDTYYTKDLPVHACSYCGIHDPACVVYCNTSKKWFCNGRGNTSGSHIVNHLVRAKSKEVTLHKDGPLGETVLECYNCGCRNVFLLGFIPAKADSVVVLLCRQPCASQSSLKDINWDSSQWQPLIQDRCFLSWLVKIPSEQEQLRARQITAQQINKLEELWKENPTATLEDLEKPGVDEEPQHVLLRYEDAYQYQNIFGPLVKLEADYDKKLKESQTQDNITVRWDLGLNKKRIAYFSLPKTDSDMRLMQGDEICLRYKGDLAPLWKGIGHVIKVPDNYGDEIAIELRSSAGAPVEVPHNFQVDFVWKSTSFDRMQSALKTFAVDETSVSGYIYHKLLGHEVEDVVIKCQLPKRFTAQGLPDLNHSQVYAVKTVLQRPLSLIQGPPGTGKTVTSATVVYHLARQGNGPVLVCAPSNIAVDQLTEKIHMSGLKVVRLCAKSREAIDSPVSFLALHNQIRNMDSIPELQKLQQLKDETGELSSSDEKRYRALKRTAERELLTNADVICCTCVGAGDPRLAKMQFRSILIDESTQATEPECMVPVILGAKQLILVGDHCQLGPVVMCKKAAKAGLSQSLFERLVVLGIRPIRLQVQYRMHPALSAFPSNIFYEGSLQNGVTAADRIKKGFDFQWPQPDKPMFFYVTQGQEEIASSGTSYLNRTEASNVEKITTRLLKAGAKPDQIGIITPYEGQRSYLVQYMQFSGSLHTKLYQEVEIASVDAFQGREKDFIILSCVRANEHQGIGFLNDPRRLNVALTRARYGVIIVGNPKALSKQPLWNHLLNYYKEQKVLVEGPLNNLRESLMQFSKPRKLVNAVNPGGRFMSTAMYDAREALIPGSVYDRSSTARTSNMYFQTHDQIGMIGPGPMASLNIPIPFNLVMPPMPPPGYLGQVNGPQAGRGGGMKGKAGGGARGGRQRSRGMASHGGGNGQHGHMSGSQASQDLGSQPFSQGPLTQGYITMSQPSQMSQPGLSQPELSQDSYLGDEFKSQIDVALSQDSTYQGERAYQHGVTGLSQY from the exons ATGAGTGTTGAGGCGTACGGGCCGAGCTCGCAGACTCTCACGTTCCTGGACACCGAGGAAGCCGACTTGCTTGGAGCAGATACCCAGGGTTCGGAATATGAGTTCACAGATTTTACCCTACCGAGCCAGACTCAAACAGGCCAGACTCAGAGTCAGTTGGACAACCAG GTGAATGGGCCTGATGGAGTTCTGCAGAATGGGGAAGACTCTGTTGTAAAAGCAAGTCAACTCCTTGCAGAGTTGAACTTTGAAGAAGACGAGGAGGACACCTATTATACTAAAGACCTCCCAGTGCATGCATGCAG TTACTGTGGCATTCACGATCCGGCATGCGTGGTGTATTGCAACACCAGCAAGAAGTGGTTTTGCAATGGACGCGGCAATACGTCTGGCAG TCACATTGTGAACCACCTGGTCAGAGCAAAGTCCAAGGAGGTGACTCTGCACAAGGACGGTCCTCTGGGGGAGACGGTGCTGGAGTGCTACAACTGTGGCTGTCGCAACGTCTTCCTCCTGGGGTTCATCCCCGCCAAGGCAGACTCTGTGGTGGTATTGCTTTGCAG GCAGCCATGTGCCAGTCAGAGCAGTCTGAAAGACATCAACTGGGACAGCTCCCAGTGGCAGCCGCTGATCCAGGACCGCTGCTTCCTCTCCTGGCTGGTGAAGATCCCCTCGGAGCAGGAGCAGCTTCGGGCCCGCCAGATCACCGCCCAGCAGATCAATAAGCTGGAGGAGCTCTGGAAG GAAAACCCCACGGCCACTCTGGAGGACCTGGAGAAGCCCGGCGTGGACGAGGAGCCTCAGCACGTGTTGCTGCGCTACGAGGATGCCTACCAGTACCAGAACATATTTGGCCCCCTGGTCAAACTGGAAGCCGACTACGATAAGAAACTCAAAGAGTCCCAG ACCCAAGACAATATAACTGTCAGGTGGGACTTGGGACTCAATAAAAAGCGGATTGCTTATTTCAGCCTTCCCAAGACGGACTCAG ACATGCGCCTGATGCAGGGTGATGAGATTTGCCTGAGGTACAAGGGAGATCTTGCCCCACTCTGGAAGGGTATTGGACATGTCATCAAAGTCCCAGACA ACTATGGCGACGAGATAGCCATCGAGCTGAGGAGCAGTGCTGGGGCTCCTGTGGAAGTACCACATAACTTCCAGGTTGACTTTGTGTGGAAGTCCACCTCTTTTGACAG GATGCAGAGCGCCCTGAAGACCTTTGCCGTGGACGAGACCTCTGTGTCCGGGTACATCTACCACAAGCTGCTGGGTCACGAGGTGGAGGATGTGGTCATCAAGTGTCAGCTGCCCAAACGCTTCACCGCCCAGGGCCTGCCTGACCTCAACCACTCACAG GTGTATGCTGTGAAGACCGTGCTGCAGCGTCCTCTCAGTCTCATCCAGGGCCCCCCTGGCACGGGGAAAACGGTCACCTCTGCCACTGTAGTCTACCACCTGGCCAGACAGGGCAACGG gccagTGCTGGTGTGCGCTCCCAGCAACATCGCGGTGGACCAGCTGACTGAGAAGATCCACATGTCGGGCCTGAAGGTGGTGAGGCTCTGTGCCAAGAGCAGAGAGGCCATCGACTCCCCTGTGTCCTTCCTGGCTCTGCACAACCAGATCCGCAACATGGACAG TATACCAGAGCTTCAGAAGCTGCAGCAGCTGAAGGACGAGACTGGGGAGCTGTCCTCCTCTGATGAGAAGCGCTACAGGGCCCTGAAGCGCACCGCCGAGAGGGAACTACTCACA AATGCTGATGTGATCTGCTGTACCTGTGTGGGAGCAGGGGACCCCCGCCTGGCCAAGATGCAGTTCCGCTCCATCCTCATTGATGAGAGCACGCAGGCCACTGAGCCCGAGTGCATGGTGCCTGTCATACTGGGGGCCAAACAG ctGATTCTGGTGGGAGACCACTGCCAGCTGGGTCCAGTAGTGATGTGTAAGAAGGCAGCCAAAGCGGGCCTGTCCCAGTCCCTGTTTGAGCGTCTGGTGGTGCTGGGCATCAGGCCCATCCGTCTGCAGGTGCAGTACCGTATGCACCCAGCCCTCAGTGCCTTCCCCTCCAACATCTTCTACGAGGGCTCCCTGCAGAACGGAGTCACCGCGG CTGACCGCATCAAGAAAGGCTTTGACTTCCAGTGGCCACAGCCAGACAAACCCATGTTCTTCTATGTGACCCAGGGCCAGGAGGAAATCGCAAGCTCCGGAACCTCCTATCTAAACAG GACTGAGGCTTCCAACGTGGAGAAGATCACCACCAGGCTGCTCAAGGCCGGGGCCAAGCCTGACCAGATAGGCATCATCACCCCCTACGAGGGCCAGAGGTCCTATCTGGTGCAGTACATGCAGTTCAGTGGCTCTCTCCACACCAAGCTCTACCAG GAGGTGGAGATAGCCAGTGTCGATGCCTTCCAGGGCAGAGAGAAGGACTTCATCATCCTGTCCTGTGTCAGAGCCAACGAGCACCAGGGCATCGGCTTCCTCAACGACCCACGACGTCTCAACGTGGCTCTCACCAGGGCCAG GTATGGGGTTATCATCGTGGGCAACCCCAAGGCCCTGTCCAAGCAGCCTCTGTGGAACCACCTGCTCAACTACTACAAGGAGCAGAAGGTTCTGGTGGAGGGACCCCTCAACAACCTGAGGGAGAGCCTCATGCAGTTCAGCAAGCCTCGCAAGCTGGTCAACGCCGTCAACCCT GGGGGCCGTTTCATGAGCACAGCCATGTATGATGCCAGGGAAGCTCTTATTCCTGGATCTGTGTATGACCGCAGCAGCACTG CACGTACATCCAACATGTACTTCCAGACCCACGACCAGATTGGCATGATTGGCCCAGGCCCCATGGCCTCTTTGAACATCCCCATCCCCTTCAACCTGGTCATGCCCCCCATGCCCCCGCCAGGCTACCTGGGCCAGGTCAACGGCCCCCAAGCAGGCCGTGGCGGAGGTATGAAGGGTAAGGCGGGCGGAGGGGCACGAGGCGGGCGCCAGAGGAGTCGTGGTATGGCGAGCCATGGCGGGGGCAACGGGCAGCACGGCCACATGAGTGGCAGCCAGGCCAGCCAGGACCTGGGCTCCCAGCCCTTCTCCCAGGGACCCCTGACCCAGGGCTACATCACCATGAGCCAGCCCTCCCAGATGAGCCAGCCTGGCCTGTCCCAGCCTGAACTCTCCCAG gACAGCTACCTTGGCGATGAGTTCAAGTCCCAGATTGACGTGGCCCTCTCCCAAGACTCCACCTACCAGGGTGAACGAGCCTATCAACATGGTGTGACTGGACTGTCCCAGTACTAG